In Hyphomicrobium denitrificans 1NES1, one DNA window encodes the following:
- a CDS encoding CBS domain-containing protein — MKVKDAMHKGAKWVGPETPISQVAKMMKDLDIGALPVGKDDRLIGMVTDRDITCRGFTDSADPSKLTAEKVMTKGIVYCTADEDIEDAIRLMEAKKIRRLPVIDDKKRMVGMLSLGDVSYAVARNLSGEVITAVSAHHS; from the coding sequence ATGAAAGTCAAGGACGCGATGCACAAAGGCGCGAAATGGGTCGGTCCTGAGACGCCGATCTCTCAGGTAGCCAAAATGATGAAAGACCTCGATATCGGCGCACTTCCGGTAGGCAAAGACGATCGGCTTATCGGGATGGTGACTGATCGCGACATTACGTGCCGGGGCTTCACCGATTCTGCCGATCCTTCCAAGCTGACCGCCGAAAAAGTGATGACGAAGGGCATCGTTTATTGCACTGCTGACGAAGACATCGAGGACGCTATTCGTTTAATGGAAGCGAAGAAAATACGCCGCCTTCCTGTTATCGACGATAAGAAGAGGATGGTTGGCATGTTGAGCCTCGGCGATGTCTCGTATGCGGTGGCACGAAATCTGTCGGGCGAGGTCATTACCGCAGTATCTGCTCATCATTCTTAG
- a CDS encoding glycosyltransferase family 2 protein produces MLRSECFREPRLELGSLAQIQRHSIVIDTVCTLGGLLRGNTRYMRIFRRQRRLRENSRHMSRLPVSCFIIAKNEADRIERTIRSVESWVYEVVVVVDSSSTDDTIAVAQSANARVISQPWRGFGGQKRFAEEQCHNEWVLNLDADEVVPPELQDRISELFRSGVPEHAAYGMPVRIIYPGRTKPRIWARDHWCVRLYNRKIVRFRDSSIHDAVVTDGHVVGCINAPIHHYSIRSFDHMKAKLDRRMSLLAEQASATNSAFTLGRLAIEFPMNFYKYYIVRRHITGGFTGLRYATIHAWFRTVKVYRLWSQQRTPSDERRAPRK; encoded by the coding sequence ATGCTTCGGTCGGAGTGCTTCCGAGAGCCACGTCTCGAACTTGGCTCTCTCGCTCAAATTCAGCGGCATTCGATCGTGATCGATACCGTCTGCACGCTCGGCGGGCTGCTGAGGGGAAATACACGCTACATGCGTATATTCCGTCGCCAGCGGCGTTTGCGGGAAAATTCGCGTCACATGTCTAGACTGCCTGTATCGTGCTTTATCATCGCCAAAAACGAAGCTGACCGCATTGAAAGGACGATACGTTCCGTCGAGTCATGGGTCTATGAGGTCGTCGTTGTCGTCGATAGCAGCAGCACAGATGACACAATCGCCGTTGCTCAATCTGCAAACGCGCGTGTAATTTCGCAGCCTTGGCGCGGCTTCGGCGGGCAGAAAAGGTTTGCCGAAGAGCAATGCCACAATGAATGGGTATTAAATCTGGATGCAGACGAAGTGGTACCTCCCGAGCTTCAGGATAGGATCTCTGAACTCTTCCGGTCCGGAGTACCCGAGCATGCGGCGTATGGCATGCCCGTCCGCATTATCTATCCTGGACGGACCAAGCCTCGCATCTGGGCGCGAGATCATTGGTGTGTTCGTCTATACAATCGCAAGATCGTGCGTTTTCGGGATTCAAGCATCCACGATGCCGTAGTAACGGACGGTCACGTCGTCGGATGCATCAATGCACCGATCCACCATTATTCCATCCGGTCCTTTGATCATATGAAGGCCAAGCTTGATAGGCGGATGTCTCTCTTAGCTGAGCAAGCTTCCGCTACCAACTCAGCATTCACTCTCGGAAGGCTAGCTATAGAATTCCCGATGAACTTCTATAAATACTATATAGTCAGACGTCACATCACAGGCGGATTTACCGGGTTACGATACGCAACAATCCATGCGTGGTTTAGAACTGTAAAAGTATACCGACTTTGGTCCCAACAAAGAACACCCAGCGATGAAAGACGCGCTCCCCGCAAATGA
- a CDS encoding glycosyltransferase family A protein: MIRVDTLYREPVHNGGSYLPLAAESVLRQTFSAFELLVIDDASSVGSISLLEPVAASDPRLRLLKNPGSGLVAALNFGLSQARAEFVARMDADDIASPRSCR, encoded by the coding sequence GTGATTCGAGTAGATACTCTTTACCGGGAGCCTGTTCACAACGGTGGAAGCTATCTGCCGCTTGCTGCCGAGAGTGTGCTCCGACAGACCTTTAGCGCGTTTGAACTGCTGGTGATCGACGACGCATCCAGCGTCGGATCTATCTCCCTGTTGGAGCCCGTGGCAGCCAGTGACCCGCGGCTTCGGCTTCTTAAGAATCCTGGATCGGGCTTGGTAGCTGCTCTCAACTTCGGGCTCTCTCAAGCGCGGGCAGAGTTTGTGGCGCGGATGGACGCTGACGATATCGCTTCACCCCGATCATGCCGCTAA
- a CDS encoding sugar transferase, translated as MTVKRAFDIAAVLAGAIVAVPLAALIALLVRVNIGAPVLFVQRRPGLRGAPFDLIKFRTMTNRAGSDGKLLPDAERLTSFGRFLRSTSLDELPELWNVLKGEMSLVGPRPLLMEYLPLYSAEQARRHEVRPGVTGWAQINGRNAISWEEKFAFDVWYVDNHNLRLDLRILALTILKIVRRDGISAEGSATMERFKGADADAHPAAHRRHEPGPTSADTA; from the coding sequence ATGACGGTAAAGCGGGCTTTCGACATCGCCGCCGTCCTCGCGGGGGCCATCGTTGCAGTTCCCCTTGCTGCGCTTATTGCGCTGCTCGTGCGCGTGAACATCGGCGCGCCGGTGCTCTTCGTCCAAAGGCGTCCGGGTCTGCGCGGCGCGCCGTTCGATCTGATCAAGTTCCGCACCATGACGAACAGAGCCGGCAGCGATGGCAAGCTCCTTCCTGATGCCGAGCGCCTGACGTCGTTCGGCCGTTTCCTGCGCTCGACCAGTCTCGATGAACTGCCGGAGCTCTGGAACGTGCTCAAGGGTGAGATGAGTCTCGTCGGCCCGCGTCCGCTGCTGATGGAGTATTTGCCGCTCTATTCGGCAGAGCAGGCGCGCCGTCACGAGGTTCGTCCGGGTGTCACTGGCTGGGCTCAGATCAACGGACGCAATGCCATAAGCTGGGAAGAGAAATTCGCCTTCGACGTCTGGTATGTCGACAATCACAATCTGCGGCTGGATCTGAGAATTCTGGCGTTGACGATTCTGAAAATCGTCAGGCGCGACGGCATATCTGCGGAGGGATCAGCGACGATGGAGCGGTTCAAGGGGGCCGATGCTGACGCGCATCCGGCCGCGCACCGCCGGCATGAGCCTGGCCCGACATCGGCGGATACCGCATGA
- a CDS encoding 2TM domain-containing protein — protein MDRIFQDRGFCIHLAIYAAVNLLLLVINLATNSNKLWFYWPLMGWGLGIIGHAYLVYRKRSASVPMSGTTQRAVTPEPPPGTP, from the coding sequence ATGGATCGGATTTTCCAGGATCGCGGCTTTTGCATTCATCTTGCCATCTACGCGGCGGTGAACCTTCTACTGCTCGTCATCAATCTCGCGACGAATTCCAATAAACTTTGGTTTTACTGGCCTCTAATGGGCTGGGGGCTCGGGATCATCGGCCACGCCTATCTTGTTTATCGAAAACGATCTGCCTCGGTGCCGATGTCGGGAACAACGCAGCGAGCGGTGACACCCGAACCACCACCCGGCACGCCCTGA
- a CDS encoding GSU2403 family nucleotidyltransferase fold protein — MTLYSDLAQNVRPNNYEHGSVITRKKKGRYYLFVVTKDGSRRVEKYIGAADNPDAQERAEQLKAGAEQAKALRTTVSALKQARIPSPSLKLGKILEVIANEGLFEQGIVLIGTAAFQTYAALLGYHLRNAYLATQDADLLVASFVGTEDRIDMETILQRADPTFKAKMHNDDQLPKVFKSKDNFSVDILTKFGRGRKSPIVIDELGCSAEALPFMEYLAEESVEAVALYGTGVLVRVPPPVRYAIHKLLIAQERRGLFQTKKAKDLAQARDILDILLETDPDALEDALEEARSRGPKWKKNINASLKEMGRETRQGRLPIEVRTNAKKERA; from the coding sequence ATGACTCTTTATTCGGACCTTGCCCAGAATGTCCGTCCGAATAACTACGAGCACGGCTCTGTCATAACTCGGAAAAAGAAGGGCCGCTACTATCTCTTCGTCGTCACGAAGGATGGATCACGTCGCGTAGAAAAATACATCGGAGCGGCGGACAACCCCGATGCCCAGGAGAGAGCGGAACAACTGAAGGCTGGCGCTGAACAAGCCAAGGCGCTGCGAACAACGGTTTCGGCACTAAAGCAGGCTAGGATACCGTCACCGAGTTTGAAGCTTGGAAAAATCCTTGAAGTAATTGCCAACGAGGGGTTGTTCGAGCAGGGCATTGTATTGATAGGCACTGCAGCCTTTCAAACCTATGCAGCTCTGCTCGGATACCACTTACGCAATGCTTATCTTGCTACACAAGATGCAGATTTGCTCGTCGCGTCCTTTGTAGGCACAGAGGATAGGATAGACATGGAGACGATCCTTCAACGCGCCGATCCGACATTCAAAGCGAAGATGCACAACGATGATCAACTGCCAAAGGTATTCAAGTCAAAAGACAACTTTTCCGTCGACATCCTGACTAAATTCGGAAGAGGACGTAAGTCACCTATCGTTATAGACGAACTTGGTTGCTCGGCGGAAGCGCTCCCGTTTATGGAGTATCTTGCCGAGGAGAGCGTCGAAGCCGTTGCACTTTATGGCACCGGCGTGTTGGTTCGCGTTCCACCGCCAGTGCGCTACGCAATTCACAAACTCCTAATCGCTCAAGAGCGCCGCGGGTTATTCCAGACAAAGAAAGCCAAGGATTTGGCCCAAGCTCGTGACATTCTCGACATCTTGCTAGAGACAGACCCAGATGCCCTTGAAGACGCCTTAGAGGAAGCCAGATCGCGCGGTCCCAAGTGGAAGAAAAATATCAATGCTTCACTTAAGGAAATGGGGCGAGAGACGCGCCAAGGACGTTTGCCTATAGAGGTAAGGACCAATGCCAAAAAAGAAAGAGCCTGA
- a CDS encoding Hsp20/alpha crystallin family protein → MRGRKTGKNYFFSEREYGVFQRVFRIPPDARPEAVEADFRNGVLSIRIPKARTDAGPLRNIEIRSNENS, encoded by the coding sequence ATTCGAGGTAGAAAAACGGGGAAAAACTATTTCTTTTCGGAGCGCGAATATGGCGTCTTTCAACGCGTATTCCGCATTCCCCCGGATGCGCGGCCGGAAGCCGTGGAGGCCGATTTCCGCAATGGCGTGCTCTCGATCCGCATCCCCAAAGCGAGGACCGACGCAGGTCCTCTGCGTAATATCGAGATCAGATCTAACGAGAATTCATGA
- the cysC gene encoding adenylyl-sulfate kinase, whose product MHERTSPADWRETRKLRASIDRNARAQIKSQRPTCLWLTGLSGAGKSTVAELLEWTLHRKGYHTYILDGDLMRSGLCSDLGFSAEDRVEQSRRVTQTARMMVDAGLIVIVAVISPFQKEREKARRCFDRNEFIEIYVDTPLATCEKRDVKGLYRKARENKIPDFTGISSPYEPPEDPEITLHCGVETPLESVERILNALRNFKIISGSIA is encoded by the coding sequence TTGCATGAACGGACTTCGCCGGCAGATTGGCGGGAGACCCGCAAGCTCCGCGCTTCGATTGATCGAAATGCGCGCGCTCAGATCAAGTCTCAGCGCCCAACCTGTTTATGGCTGACTGGTCTTTCGGGGGCCGGTAAGTCCACAGTCGCAGAGCTGCTCGAGTGGACGTTGCATCGAAAAGGTTATCACACCTACATTTTGGATGGTGACCTGATGCGAAGCGGTCTGTGCTCGGATCTTGGGTTCTCGGCTGAGGACAGAGTGGAGCAGTCACGCCGCGTAACTCAAACTGCTCGCATGATGGTCGATGCCGGTTTGATTGTCATTGTGGCTGTGATTTCGCCGTTTCAGAAGGAGCGAGAGAAGGCTCGGCGTTGTTTTGATCGCAACGAGTTTATCGAAATCTACGTAGATACGCCGCTTGCTACATGCGAAAAGCGAGATGTTAAGGGTCTCTATCGGAAGGCGCGTGAGAATAAAATTCCCGATTTCACCGGCATTAGCTCGCCATACGAGCCACCTGAAGATCCCGAAATTACGCTCCATTGTGGTGTGGAAACGCCGCTGGAATCCGTCGAGCGTATTTTGAACGCGTTGCGGAATTTCAAGATCATTTCCGGCAGCATAGCCTAA
- a CDS encoding glycosyltransferase family 4 protein, translating into MRILILTQFFTPEPTIKNIAFAKALAAAGHEVRVLTGFPNYPGGKIYDGYRLRLVRHEIMDGIPVTRVPLYCSHDSSRLRRSANYISFAASASVAGLFTRWRPDVMYVYHPPLTVGLAAALTCFLRQIPFAYDIQDLWPDTLKATGMIGNDRLLAIIGYVARFVYRRASMVMPQSPGFAARLKAVGVAPEKIRVVYNWANEASMQELDAGTWTRSAELEGKFLLVFAGTMGMAQKLENVLDAMALLQVQVPQVALLCIGGGVDVPQLKARAQALRLRNTHFHPAVPMSEIGGVLRAADALLVHLRRDPLFDITIPSKTQAYLLAGKPIVMAVQGDAAALIEEADAGLVVEQEDPQSLADAVMQLASMTREAREAMGQRGKTFYATHMSASVGVKSILSAMELAVTRFRS; encoded by the coding sequence ATGCGCATCCTGATCCTAACGCAGTTCTTTACTCCCGAGCCAACGATCAAGAATATCGCCTTTGCCAAGGCACTGGCGGCTGCCGGGCATGAGGTTCGGGTGCTCACGGGATTTCCGAACTATCCAGGCGGCAAAATCTATGATGGCTACCGCCTCCGTCTCGTTCGACACGAGATCATGGATGGCATTCCCGTCACCCGAGTGCCGCTGTATTGCAGCCACGACAGCTCGCGTTTGCGGCGTAGCGCGAATTACATCAGCTTTGCGGCTTCGGCGTCTGTTGCAGGTCTTTTCACGCGATGGCGGCCCGACGTGATGTATGTCTATCATCCGCCCCTTACGGTGGGGTTGGCAGCTGCTCTCACCTGTTTTTTGCGCCAGATACCGTTTGCATATGACATTCAGGATCTGTGGCCCGATACGCTGAAGGCCACCGGTATGATCGGCAATGACCGGCTGCTGGCAATCATCGGATACGTGGCGCGCTTCGTCTATCGCCGCGCGAGCATGGTGATGCCGCAATCGCCTGGATTTGCAGCGCGGTTAAAGGCGGTTGGCGTGGCGCCGGAAAAAATCCGTGTCGTGTATAATTGGGCCAATGAAGCGTCGATGCAGGAGCTGGATGCAGGCACTTGGACTAGGTCCGCGGAACTCGAAGGGAAATTCCTGCTCGTCTTCGCCGGAACGATGGGCATGGCCCAGAAACTGGAGAATGTGCTTGATGCGATGGCTTTGCTCCAGGTGCAGGTACCGCAAGTAGCTCTGTTATGCATCGGTGGAGGAGTGGACGTTCCGCAATTGAAAGCCCGTGCGCAAGCTTTGCGACTGAGAAACACGCATTTCCATCCTGCCGTGCCCATGTCAGAAATCGGCGGTGTCCTGCGCGCAGCGGACGCATTGTTGGTGCACCTCCGTCGCGATCCCCTCTTTGATATTACCATTCCCTCGAAGACACAGGCATATCTGCTGGCGGGCAAGCCCATCGTAATGGCCGTGCAAGGTGATGCGGCCGCCTTGATCGAGGAGGCTGACGCCGGGCTGGTCGTCGAGCAAGAAGATCCGCAGTCACTGGCCGACGCGGTGATGCAACTCGCATCCATGACGCGCGAGGCACGCGAAGCCATGGGCCAGAGGGGGAAGACATTCTATGCTACGCATATGAGTGCCAGCGTCGGTGTGAAATCCATTCTCTCGGCGATGGAATTGGCCGTCACCCGCTTCCGCTCATAG
- a CDS encoding YbhB/YbcL family Raf kinase inhibitor-like protein has protein sequence MALVLRSPAFEEGGEIPCKYTCDGANYSPPLDWSGVPASTKSLLLTCDDPDAPRRTFQHWAAYNIPPHWKSLQEGYSAETSEPGVQQAINDFGKPGYGGPCPPRGNRPHAYHFRLSALRSVIEGAGPGATCEEIKRLASPYEIEFSELIGFFGRKKK, from the coding sequence ATGGCATTGGTTCTTAGAAGTCCTGCATTTGAAGAAGGCGGAGAGATCCCTTGCAAGTATACATGTGATGGGGCCAACTATTCTCCACCTCTCGATTGGTCAGGCGTCCCCGCATCCACGAAGTCGCTTCTTCTAACCTGCGACGATCCAGATGCGCCCCGGAGGACTTTTCAACACTGGGCCGCGTACAATATCCCTCCGCACTGGAAAAGCCTCCAAGAGGGATATAGCGCGGAGACATCGGAGCCAGGCGTTCAACAAGCAATAAATGATTTCGGAAAGCCCGGCTATGGTGGGCCTTGTCCCCCTCGCGGCAACAGGCCTCACGCCTATCATTTTCGTCTCAGCGCGCTTCGCAGCGTCATCGAGGGTGCGGGTCCAGGTGCGACTTGCGAAGAGATCAAGCGGCTCGCCAGCCCCTACGAAATTGAATTTAGCGAGCTCATTGGTTTTTTTGGCCGAAAGAAAAAATAA
- a CDS encoding acetyltransferase: MNRSLAILGAGGHGRVVADCAEAVGWDRIVFFDDKPDAALEGTWAVAGSVKNLLAQASTFDGVAVAVGSNRLRLSLTLALADSGARLVTLVHPRATVSSRSVIGSGSVVIAGAVVNIGARVGQGVIINTGATIDHDCLLEDGVHVAPGAHLAGGVTVGKESWIGIGAVVREYTAIGEGVFVGAGAVVVAPIQSGLKVVGNPARPLER; encoded by the coding sequence ATGAATCGTTCGTTGGCCATTCTCGGAGCCGGGGGACACGGCCGCGTGGTTGCTGACTGCGCTGAGGCAGTGGGTTGGGACCGGATCGTCTTTTTCGACGACAAGCCCGATGCTGCGCTTGAAGGGACTTGGGCCGTGGCTGGCTCGGTGAAGAATTTGTTGGCGCAGGCGAGCACGTTCGATGGGGTGGCAGTTGCCGTCGGCAGCAACCGACTGAGGCTCAGCTTGACGCTGGCCTTGGCGGATTCCGGGGCACGCCTCGTAACGCTCGTCCATCCGCGCGCGACTGTGAGCAGTCGCTCCGTTATCGGCTCAGGCTCGGTCGTCATTGCGGGCGCCGTTGTCAACATCGGCGCCCGCGTCGGCCAGGGCGTTATCATCAACACTGGGGCGACGATCGATCACGACTGCCTCTTAGAGGACGGCGTCCATGTTGCGCCCGGTGCACATCTAGCCGGTGGCGTTACGGTTGGAAAAGAAAGCTGGATTGGTATTGGTGCGGTAGTCCGCGAGTATACAGCCATCGGCGAAGGTGTCTTCGTCGGTGCTGGCGCCGTTGTGGTCGCCCCGATCCAAAGCGGCCTCAAAGTCGTTGGCAATCCTGCTCGTCCCTTGGAACGTTAG
- a CDS encoding DegT/DnrJ/EryC1/StrS family aminotransferase, with amino-acid sequence MQNISFPSWPSFSPEEVEAAATVLRSNKVNYWTGNEGRAFEQEFAAWTGAKHAIALANGTVALEIALKGLGIGAGDEVIVTPRSFIASASCVAMAGATPVFADIDRNTQALSAETILPVVSPRTKAIIIVHLGGMPADMDPVMTLARERGLFVIEDCAQAHGARYKGRSVGTIGDVGAWSFCQDKIMTTGGEGGMVTTNDAELWSRMWSLKDHGKGYATMHVSEPQATFRWVHEGFGTNGRMLEMQAAIGRLQIGKMDEWAVLRGRHADQIHEAARSVKGLRVPDIPNWAEPVAYRCYVFVNPAALAEGWTRDRIIHSIRADGVPCFVGSCSEIYLEKAFDGTPWRPEARLPVARELGETSLAFLVHPSLTSGHIDRTCDVLCDVMRRAAA; translated from the coding sequence ATGCAGAACATCTCCTTTCCGTCCTGGCCGAGCTTTTCACCTGAAGAGGTCGAGGCTGCAGCCACCGTGCTGCGCTCGAACAAAGTCAACTACTGGACCGGCAACGAGGGGCGCGCGTTCGAACAGGAGTTCGCGGCATGGACCGGCGCAAAACATGCGATTGCCCTGGCCAATGGCACGGTCGCGCTGGAGATTGCCCTCAAAGGACTCGGTATAGGTGCCGGTGATGAAGTGATCGTCACGCCACGCTCCTTCATCGCGTCGGCGTCCTGCGTTGCCATGGCTGGAGCGACGCCCGTGTTCGCCGACATCGACCGCAACACGCAGGCTCTGTCCGCGGAGACGATCCTGCCCGTTGTCTCGCCGCGCACTAAGGCGATCATCATCGTGCACCTCGGCGGAATGCCGGCCGATATGGATCCGGTCATGACCTTGGCGCGCGAGCGCGGACTCTTCGTCATCGAAGATTGTGCGCAGGCGCATGGAGCGCGCTACAAGGGACGCTCGGTCGGCACTATCGGCGATGTCGGAGCCTGGTCTTTCTGTCAGGACAAAATCATGACGACGGGCGGCGAAGGGGGCATGGTCACCACGAACGATGCCGAACTGTGGAGCCGCATGTGGTCGCTCAAGGATCATGGCAAGGGCTACGCGACCATGCATGTCTCCGAGCCACAGGCGACCTTCCGATGGGTGCATGAGGGCTTCGGCACCAATGGGCGCATGCTCGAAATGCAGGCGGCGATTGGACGTCTGCAGATCGGGAAGATGGACGAATGGGCGGTGCTCCGCGGCCGCCATGCAGATCAAATCCATGAAGCGGCGCGTAGCGTCAAAGGACTGCGCGTGCCGGATATCCCAAACTGGGCGGAGCCCGTGGCCTATCGTTGCTACGTGTTCGTGAACCCTGCAGCGCTGGCTGAGGGCTGGACTCGCGATCGCATCATTCACTCAATTCGCGCCGATGGCGTGCCGTGCTTCGTCGGCTCCTGCAGTGAAATCTATCTTGAGAAGGCATTTGACGGCACGCCATGGCGGCCTGAAGCGCGGCTGCCGGTTGCGCGGGAGTTGGGCGAGACCAGCCTTGCCTTTCTCGTACATCCCTCTCTGACATCGGGACACATCGATCGGACGTGCGATGTGCTGTGTGATGTGATGCGGCGGGCGGCCGCCTGA
- a CDS encoding IS110 family transposase, translating into MQASTIGIDLAKSAFQVHGVDATGKVSISRQLRRGQLIDFFRKLPPCLIGMEACATAHHWARELTKLGHAVRLMPASYVKAYVKRSKNDAADAAAICEAVTRPNMRFVPIKTVEQQSALMLHRARDLLIRQRTQLINALRAHLAEIGLVAATGVDGVKSLVAIVIDGANRQQLPEAMRLALQPLVVQLIALGEQIGRLERSIHTQHRASYESQRLESVPGIGVISATAITATVTDPHAFKSGRDLAAWIGLVPRQHSTGGKQRLGGISKQGDRYLRRLLIVGAMAVIRQARTHPEKHAWVTKLLAKKPAKVVAVALANKVARIAWAILVKGGTYRAPALLAPA; encoded by the coding sequence ATGCAAGCTTCCACGATTGGTATTGATCTCGCCAAGAGCGCGTTCCAGGTTCATGGGGTCGACGCCACCGGCAAGGTATCGATCTCTCGGCAGCTGCGTCGGGGTCAGCTGATCGATTTCTTCCGCAAGCTGCCGCCGTGCCTGATCGGCATGGAGGCGTGCGCGACGGCTCATCATTGGGCGCGTGAGCTGACGAAACTCGGCCATGCGGTTCGGCTGATGCCGGCTAGCTATGTAAAGGCCTACGTGAAGCGTTCCAAGAACGACGCTGCCGATGCTGCGGCGATCTGCGAAGCGGTAACGCGCCCGAACATGCGGTTCGTTCCGATTAAGACCGTCGAGCAGCAGTCTGCGCTGATGCTGCACCGAGCGCGTGACTTGCTCATCCGCCAGCGCACTCAGCTCATCAATGCGTTGCGGGCACACTTGGCCGAGATCGGATTGGTTGCGGCGACCGGTGTCGACGGGGTCAAATCCCTGGTCGCGATCGTAATTGACGGTGCAAACCGGCAGCAGCTACCAGAGGCGATGCGGCTGGCCCTGCAGCCGCTCGTCGTGCAACTCATAGCTCTCGGCGAGCAGATAGGTAGGCTGGAACGAAGCATTCATACCCAACACCGCGCCAGCTACGAGAGCCAGCGGCTCGAAAGTGTGCCTGGCATTGGCGTGATAAGTGCAACCGCGATTACAGCAACCGTCACCGATCCGCACGCCTTTAAATCGGGGCGAGACCTCGCCGCTTGGATCGGGCTCGTGCCGCGCCAACATTCGACCGGCGGCAAGCAACGCCTCGGAGGAATATCGAAGCAGGGGGATCGCTATCTGCGCCGATTGCTAATTGTGGGCGCCATGGCCGTCATCCGGCAAGCTCGGACACATCCGGAAAAGCATGCCTGGGTGACGAAGCTGCTGGCCAAGAAGCCGGCGAAGGTAGTCGCTGTGGCACTCGCCAACAAGGTGGCACGTATCGCCTGGGCTATCCTGGTCAAGGGCGGAACTTATAGGGCGCCAGCGCTATTAGCGCCCGCCTGA
- the cysQ gene encoding 3'(2'),5'-bisphosphate nucleotidase CysQ: MSLSMLEQLEALALEAGRMILDIRERGASVVHKDDGSPVTDADRSAEDLIVRGLEKIDPRIPIIAEERIQYSGAPDICEQTFFLVDPLDGTKEFVQGRTDFTVNICLVECGLPRLGVVVAPARNELFSGDGHNAFRCRVSPDGRLIERTAIRTSMPRRALRGIASASHAHADTMRFLERFAVGEILSVGSSLKFCLLAAGEADIYPRIGRTMQWDTAAGDAILRSAGGCTLRLDGQPLNYGPSCAGLNAYANPHFVSFAGQTAFLRSMLLSHEASAATGMA, encoded by the coding sequence ATGTCTTTATCGATGCTGGAGCAGCTCGAAGCTCTTGCTCTCGAAGCTGGCCGGATGATTCTGGATATTCGAGAGAGGGGCGCCTCTGTCGTTCATAAAGACGACGGCAGCCCCGTCACTGACGCTGATCGATCCGCGGAAGACCTGATCGTTCGAGGTCTTGAAAAAATCGATCCTCGCATTCCGATCATAGCCGAGGAGCGCATCCAATACAGTGGCGCTCCCGACATTTGCGAACAGACATTTTTTCTCGTCGATCCTCTCGATGGAACGAAGGAGTTTGTCCAGGGTCGGACAGACTTCACGGTCAATATATGTCTCGTTGAATGTGGATTGCCGCGATTGGGCGTGGTCGTCGCACCAGCCCGCAATGAACTATTCAGCGGCGACGGCCATAATGCCTTTCGATGCCGCGTCTCGCCCGACGGGCGGCTCATCGAGCGCACGGCCATTAGAACGAGTATGCCTCGCAGAGCTCTAAGGGGCATCGCCAGCGCTTCGCATGCACATGCGGATACGATGAGGTTCCTGGAAAGATTTGCAGTCGGTGAAATACTGTCAGTCGGATCTTCTCTGAAATTCTGTCTTTTGGCAGCCGGCGAGGCTGATATTTATCCTCGTATCGGTCGGACTATGCAGTGGGATACGGCGGCGGGCGACGCGATTTTGCGTAGTGCAGGAGGATGCACGCTACGCTTGGACGGACAGCCCTTGAATTATGGACCGAGTTGTGCGGGCCTTAATGCTTACGCAAATCCACACTTTGTCTCGTTCGCCGGACAAACGGCTTTCTTGCGGTCGATGTTGTTGAGCCATGAAGCTAGTGCGGCAACAGGTATGGCTTGA